A DNA window from Ipomoea triloba cultivar NCNSP0323 chromosome 10, ASM357664v1 contains the following coding sequences:
- the LOC116032702 gene encoding transcription factor MYB4-like produces MVRTPCCDKSGFKKGTWTPEEDRKLAAYVTRYGCWNWRQLPKYAGLARCGKSCRLRWMNYLRPNIKRGNYTKEEDEIIMRMHEQLGNKWSAIAAHLPGRTDNEIKNHWHTSLKKNSRQLSSSPAQPKKKSSSSRTKRQDRANSFPENPIISAHEILESSQWSPQQSSSEACSSSPSSSSTTTTTTKSDEIIHDDQTVQGEFGHMECDESFWSEPFIMDSLWSKNEFDVPSIDFGLLSPPSPFRDYDFLCSFDHFPEGVNNLNW; encoded by the exons ATGGTGCGCACGCCGTGTTGCGATAAGAGCGGGTTCAAGAAGGGGACATGGACGCCTGAGGAAGACAGGAAACTAGCGGCTTATGTTACCAGATATGGGTGCTGGAATTGGAGACAGCTTCCTAAGTATGCTG GATTGGCGAGGTGTGGGAAGAGCTGCAGATTGAGATGGATGAATTACTTGAGACCCAATATTAAAAGAGGGAACTATACCAAAGAAGAGGATGAAATCATCATGAGGATGCATGAACAATTAGGCAATAA ATGGTCAGCCATTGCAGCACACTTGCCGGGAAGAACTGACAATGAGATAAAAAATCACTGGCATACCTCACTCAAGAAGAATTCAAGACAACTATCATCATCTCCGGCTCAACCAAAGAAGAAATCCTCATCTAGCCGAACCAAAAGGCAGGATCGGGCAAACTCGTTTCCCGAAAACCCCATAATCTCGGCTCATGAAATCTTGGAGAGTTCTCAGTGGTCGCCACAACAGTCATCAAGTGAggcttgttcttcttctccttcttcttcctccaccaccactactaccaCCAAAAGTGATGAAATTATACATGATGACCAAACCGTCCAAGGTGAATTTGGTCATATGGAATGCGACGAAAGTTTTTGGAGTGAGCCGTTCATAATGGACAGCTTATGGTCCAAGAATGAATTTGATGTGCCTTCAATCGACTTCGGGCTTTTGTCTCCACCTTCTCCTTTTAGAGACTATGATTTCTTGTGCTCATTTGATCATTTTCCAGAAGGAGTCAACAATTTGAATTGGTGA